In Cydia fagiglandana chromosome 16, ilCydFagi1.1, whole genome shotgun sequence, the following are encoded in one genomic region:
- the LOC134672140 gene encoding uncharacterized protein LOC134672140 encodes MYEKLTIKGELKYIPTQRKTLKEEAVPTIEHQFIPIPEHELQANTIHIEESFEPYPNQPKDEQQQQINAEQQELSEDQNDSNNLMDYEMIQQDFAEPLFSQYQDTNVTINPIENFKSKFRAFSLLPPFWLHAENPNGLEFMRMDPKTQKIKHHIRLNDDLTVTVIFPNNEQLPLKEKINSYDNTYDYLKSVERWPLCVGTQIDDNK; translated from the exons atgtacgaaaagttaactattaaaggagagctcaaatatattcctacacaaagaaaaacgcttaaggaagaagctgtgcccacgattgagcatcagtttattcccattcccgaacatgaactccaagccaatactattcacatagaggaatctttcgaaccataccccaatcaacctaaggacgagcagcaacaacaaatcaatgccgagcaacaggaattatcagaagatcaaaatgattctaataatttaatggattatgaaatgatacaacaggactttgcggaaccattgtttagtcaatatcaggatactaatgtaacaataaatccaatagagaattttaaaagtaagtttcgggcattttcgttgttgccgcctttttggctacatgcagaaaatcctaatgggctggaatttatgcgaatggatccaaaaactcagaagattaaacatcatatacgtttaaacgatgatctaactgtcact gtaatttttcccaataatgaacaattgccactaaaggagaaaattaattcatatgacaacacctacgattacttaaaatcggttgaaagatggcctttgtgcgttggtactcagattgacgacaataagtaa